Proteins from one Rosa chinensis cultivar Old Blush chromosome 7, RchiOBHm-V2, whole genome shotgun sequence genomic window:
- the LOC112178658 gene encoding LOW QUALITY PROTEIN: probable sugar phosphate/phosphate translocator At1g12500 (The sequence of the model RefSeq protein was modified relative to this genomic sequence to represent the inferred CDS: inserted 1 base in 1 codon) — MVEAQTWTTRRMSNPRLDSTTTSSSPDLAVDIPATPPGDVRNGTSYNNYGSFLSPTLSTAAIIASWYLSNIGVLLLNKYLLSYYGYRYPIFLTMLHMISCAVYSYVAIHFLELVPRQHIVSRRQFFKILALSAIFCFSVVCGNTSLRYLPVSFNQAIGATTPFFTAIFACIITCKKESAEVYGALLPVVFGIVLASNSEPLFHLFGFLVCVGSTAGRALKSVVQGILLTNDSEKLHSMNLLLYMAPMAACILLPFTLYIEGNVAAKTIEKARXDPYIVFLLLGNATVAYLVNLTNFLVTKHTSALTLQVLGNAKAAVAAVVSVLIFRNPVTVMGMTGFAVTIMGVVLYSEAKKRSKVTTH, encoded by the exons ATGGTGGAAGCGCAGACATGGACGACGCGTCGTATGAGCAACCCCCGGCTGGACAgcaccaccacctcctcctcccccGACCTCGCCGTCGACATCCCCGCGACTCCCCCAGGCGACGTCCGCAACGGCACTAGCTACAACAACTACGGATCGTTCCTCTCCCCGACTCTATCCACGGCGGCCATCATCGCCTCCTGGTACTTGTCCAACATCGGAGTCCTCCTCCTGAACAAGTACCTCCTCAGCTACTACGGCTACCGCTACCCTATCTTCCTCACAATGCTCCACATGATCTCGTGCGCCGTCTACAGCTACGTGGCCATCCACTTCCTCGAGCTCGTGCCACGCCAGCACATCGTCTCCCGCCGCCAGTTCTTCAAGATCCTCGCCCTCAGCGCCATCTTCTGCTTCTCCGTCGTCTGCGGCAACACCTCCCTCCGCTACCTCCCGGTCTCGTTCAACCAGGCCATCGGCGCCACCACGCCGTTCTTCACTGCGATTTTCGCTTGCATAATCACCTGTAAGAAGGAATCCGCCGAAGTTTACGGCGCCCTACTCCCCGTAGTGTTCGGAATCGTCCTGGCCAGCAACAGCGAGCCGCTGTTCCATCTTTTCGGGTTTCTGGTCTGCGTCGGGTCGACGGCCGGCCGGGCGTTGAAGTCCGTGGTGCAGGGGATTTTGCTGACCAACGACTCCGAGAAGCTCCACTCGATGAACTTGCTGCTCTACATGGCGCCGATGGCGGCCTGCATTTTGCTGCCGTTTACTCTCTACATCGAGGGCAACGTGGCGGCGAAGACGATAGAGAAGGCGA GGGACCCGTACATTGTGTTCTTGTTGCTCGGGAACGCCACCGTGGCCTACCTGGTCAACTTGACCAATTTCTTGGTGACCAAGCACACAAGCGCGTTGACGCTGCAGGTGCTTGGAAATGCCAAGGCGGCCGTGGCGGCCGTGGTGTCGGTTTTGATATTCCGGAACCCCGTGACGGTGATGGGGATGACCGGGTTCGCGGTGACCATCATGGGCGTGGTGCTTTACAGCGAGGCCAAGAAGAGATCCAAAGTTACAACTCATTGA